A genomic window from Streptomyces sp. NBC_01429 includes:
- a CDS encoding DUF2637 domain-containing protein translates to MSAVSTIPSASTAPPPLSTAEKAFLGAVLPAGAGVGSLGLVASFDSVSSAASDWGFTEAWMLPVGIDIAIPVFTAANLLLIRLGMPLVWVRFVPWALTLVTCWLNIAAGTSVSAKVAHGAMPLLWVVLSEIAAHVYAVRIGVATGARMERIRRSRWLFAPLTTLMLWRRMVLWETTDYREALALERQRLMVRAELRESYGRNWRRTAPRRALVLLKLGELAPEGYLPTDAEKEPPADSEADGRAKPEKYRPRLTWDEAIAKAREKTADWPYERLDAEPIRKAVGCSQGRSRQLRDALRAERRPVPPSAPPRAGLEPARPAG, encoded by the coding sequence GTGAGCGCCGTCTCGACCATCCCCAGCGCGAGCACGGCGCCTCCCCCGCTGAGCACGGCGGAGAAGGCATTCCTCGGTGCCGTACTGCCCGCCGGTGCCGGCGTGGGCAGTCTCGGTCTCGTCGCCTCTTTCGACTCCGTCTCCTCCGCCGCGAGCGACTGGGGATTCACCGAGGCGTGGATGCTGCCGGTCGGTATCGACATCGCCATCCCGGTCTTCACAGCAGCCAATCTGCTGCTGATCAGGCTCGGCATGCCGCTGGTGTGGGTGCGCTTCGTACCGTGGGCGCTCACCCTCGTCACCTGTTGGCTGAACATCGCGGCGGGAACGTCGGTCTCGGCGAAGGTCGCCCACGGCGCCATGCCGCTGCTGTGGGTCGTGCTGAGCGAGATCGCCGCGCACGTCTACGCCGTACGCATCGGGGTCGCCACCGGCGCCCGGATGGAACGTATCCGCCGCTCGCGCTGGCTCTTCGCACCCCTCACCACCCTCATGCTCTGGCGCCGGATGGTGCTGTGGGAGACGACCGACTATCGCGAGGCACTGGCGCTGGAGCGGCAACGACTCATGGTCCGGGCCGAGTTGCGCGAGAGCTACGGCCGTAACTGGCGACGTACGGCGCCGCGCCGCGCTCTCGTCCTCCTCAAGCTGGGCGAACTCGCGCCGGAGGGATACCTCCCGACCGACGCGGAGAAGGAACCCCCGGCCGACTCCGAGGCCGACGGTCGGGCCAAGCCGGAGAAGTACCGCCCGCGCCTGACGTGGGACGAAGCGATCGCCAAAGCCCGCGAGAAGACAGCGGATTGGCCGTACGAACGGCTGGACGCCGAGCCGATCCGCAAGGCCGTCGGCTGTAGCCAGGGCCGTTCGCGGCAGCTGCGCGACGCGCTGAGGGCCGAACGTCGCCCTGTCCCTCCCTCCGCGCCGCCCAGAGCCGGACTTGAACCGGCACGCCCCGCCGGCTGA
- a CDS encoding GntR family transcriptional regulator, producing MAKAYERIADELRESIRAGELKPGDRLPSETKLAERYRRSVPTIRDALRLLQDEGLVEKQHGRGNFVRRARTRVLRTNDRHQWEKDRAREPEAKRLETGSTEHDTGLGVNDLVFHASYRETEADKEVAEALGVPEGSALVERTYRTRYAAETAPFALVTSYLVRALVESNPDLLDAANEPWPGGTQSQLLSVGIELDRIEERVTARPPTPEEAEELELPPGTSVLLLRKTSFDLNDRVVEMSDVTLPGDRTEMLFVTPLERW from the coding sequence ATGGCCAAGGCATACGAGCGGATCGCGGACGAGCTACGGGAGTCCATCCGCGCAGGTGAGCTGAAGCCCGGCGACCGCCTGCCCTCGGAGACGAAGCTCGCGGAGCGGTACCGGCGCAGCGTTCCGACGATCCGGGACGCGCTCCGGCTGCTCCAGGACGAGGGGCTGGTCGAGAAGCAGCACGGCCGCGGCAACTTCGTCCGCCGGGCCCGTACGAGGGTGCTGCGCACCAACGACCGGCACCAGTGGGAGAAGGACCGGGCGCGCGAGCCGGAAGCCAAGCGGCTGGAGACGGGCTCCACCGAGCATGACACCGGCCTCGGCGTCAACGATCTCGTCTTCCACGCGTCGTACCGCGAGACCGAGGCGGACAAGGAGGTCGCCGAGGCGCTCGGCGTCCCTGAGGGAAGCGCCCTGGTGGAGCGCACCTACCGGACGCGGTACGCGGCCGAGACCGCGCCGTTCGCGCTGGTCACCTCATATCTCGTCCGCGCGCTGGTCGAGTCGAACCCTGACCTCCTGGACGCGGCCAACGAGCCCTGGCCCGGCGGTACGCAGAGCCAACTGCTTTCGGTCGGGATCGAACTGGACCGTATAGAGGAACGCGTCACTGCCCGGCCGCCGACTCCGGAAGAGGCCGAGGAGCTTGAGCTACCGCCCGGCACCTCGGTCCTCCTGCTCCGGAAAACCTCGTTCGACCTCAACGACCGCGTCGTCGAGATGTCCGACGTCACCCTCCCCGGTGACCGCACCGAAATGCTCTTCGTCACTCCCCTGGAAAGGTGGTGA
- a CDS encoding glycosyltransferase family 2 protein codes for MSAVSSRRIIVITAVHAPSAHFLPDAYKSLCAQELPEGWEWHWLIQEDGRSDEVAPHVPDDPRVTFHQGRPGGPGTARTLALAHADGEYVKVLDADDQLPVGALARDLAALEADRTIGWATSRVLDLLPDGSTAGFPGDPDAGPLARGAVLAYWSANDYRAPVHPATLFARRELVLALGGWMALPASEDTGLLLALDAVSRGWFTPEVGLLYRKWPGQATGQAAHVDPAEREARMAVVEARARALPGLGWGFPADPGLVS; via the coding sequence GTGAGTGCCGTGAGCAGTCGGCGCATCATCGTCATCACTGCTGTCCACGCGCCCTCCGCCCACTTCCTGCCGGACGCGTACAAGTCGCTCTGCGCGCAGGAGTTGCCGGAGGGGTGGGAGTGGCACTGGCTGATCCAGGAGGACGGCCGGAGCGACGAGGTCGCGCCGCACGTGCCCGATGATCCGCGCGTCACCTTCCATCAGGGTCGCCCGGGCGGCCCGGGGACCGCCCGTACGCTCGCGCTCGCGCACGCGGACGGCGAGTACGTGAAGGTCCTGGACGCCGACGACCAGTTGCCGGTAGGCGCGCTGGCCCGCGACCTGGCCGCGCTCGAAGCCGACCGCACGATCGGCTGGGCGACGTCGCGCGTACTGGACCTGCTGCCGGACGGCTCCACGGCCGGCTTCCCGGGCGACCCCGACGCTGGCCCCCTCGCGCGCGGCGCCGTGCTGGCGTACTGGTCGGCCAACGACTACCGCGCCCCGGTCCACCCGGCGACGCTCTTCGCCCGTCGGGAGCTGGTGCTCGCGCTCGGCGGATGGATGGCGCTGCCGGCCTCCGAGGACACCGGGCTCCTGCTCGCGCTGGACGCGGTCAGCAGAGGCTGGTTCACCCCCGAGGTCGGGCTCCTCTACCGCAAGTGGCCCGGCCAGGCGACCGGCCAGGCCGCGCACGTGGACCCGGCGGAGCGGGAGGCGCGGATGGCGGTGGTGGAGGCGCGGGCGCGGGCGTTGCCGGGGCTGGGGTGGGGCTTCCCGGCAGACCCCGGCCTTGTCTCCTGA
- a CDS encoding GntR family transcriptional regulator has translation MREQPPYLRIADVLRQRIADQEWTPGDRLPSRAQLAQECEVGENVIRRAQELLISLGVLEGRTGSGTYVAEPRERLRMVRSQYREQRGGSPFSADMASLGKRGTWESRTDAKVPAPAGIAARLGITEGDLCVRTAYEFLVDGKPVQVSTSWEPYALTSGTLIVLPEGGPLAGAGVVDRMAEIGITVGHVVEQPQPGEADAEEATLLGVQRGALVTRIRRTYYSDEARPVETADIVIPAATCEIVYEVPVSP, from the coding sequence ATGCGAGAGCAACCGCCCTACCTCCGGATCGCCGACGTGCTGCGGCAGCGCATCGCCGATCAGGAGTGGACGCCGGGCGACCGGCTCCCGTCCCGTGCCCAGCTCGCACAGGAATGCGAGGTGGGAGAGAACGTCATCCGCCGCGCGCAGGAGCTGCTCATCTCGCTGGGCGTGCTTGAGGGGCGTACAGGATCCGGTACGTACGTGGCCGAACCGCGCGAGCGGCTGCGCATGGTCCGCTCGCAGTACCGCGAGCAGCGCGGCGGCTCGCCGTTCTCCGCAGACATGGCGTCACTCGGCAAACGCGGTACGTGGGAGAGCCGTACGGACGCGAAGGTCCCGGCCCCGGCCGGTATCGCGGCGCGGCTCGGCATCACGGAGGGGGACCTCTGCGTCCGTACGGCTTACGAGTTCCTGGTCGACGGCAAGCCGGTTCAGGTGTCGACCAGTTGGGAGCCGTACGCCCTCACGTCGGGCACGCTGATCGTGCTGCCCGAGGGCGGACCGCTCGCCGGCGCGGGAGTCGTCGACCGTATGGCCGAGATCGGCATCACGGTCGGCCACGTCGTGGAACAGCCCCAGCCCGGAGAGGCCGACGCCGAGGAAGCGACGCTGCTCGGCGTACAGCGCGGCGCGCTCGTGACCCGGATCCGGCGAACGTACTACAGCGACGAGGCGCGGCCGGTCGAGACGGCGGACATCGTCATCCCGGCCGCCACCTGCGAGATCGTCTACGAGGTGCCGGTCAGCCCGTAA
- a CDS encoding GntR family transcriptional regulator, translating into MGNRYQHIADDLRRLIAAGTWPVGERLPAEQELAARYRVSTPTLRNALEVLQSEGLVEKRHGAGNFVRRPGQRLTYASERPANAAVSVGLSVSHDRNMVKADGRLALLLAVRVGSPLMEYVFIGHQGASPRSLARVYVPYAVARLGAVERNGTSPWGDDVRDLLTAVGVRAAATTERVTARFPTGDEAQLLHITRRSPVLAVERFSTDSGGRVVEGALLVLPGDRSEILHTGRSAADELEATG; encoded by the coding sequence ATGGGTAACCGCTACCAACACATCGCGGACGACCTCCGCCGACTGATCGCGGCGGGTACGTGGCCGGTCGGCGAGCGGTTGCCGGCCGAGCAGGAACTCGCCGCGCGCTACCGGGTCAGTACCCCAACTCTGCGCAATGCCCTGGAAGTTCTCCAGAGCGAGGGACTGGTGGAGAAGCGCCACGGCGCCGGCAACTTCGTCCGCCGTCCCGGGCAGCGCCTCACGTACGCCAGTGAGCGCCCGGCCAACGCGGCTGTCAGCGTCGGTCTCAGCGTCAGCCACGACCGGAACATGGTGAAGGCCGACGGCCGGTTGGCGCTGCTTTTGGCCGTACGGGTGGGCAGCCCGCTCATGGAGTACGTATTCATCGGCCACCAGGGTGCCTCCCCGCGCAGCCTGGCCCGGGTGTACGTGCCGTACGCCGTGGCGCGGCTCGGTGCGGTCGAGAGGAACGGGACTTCGCCGTGGGGCGACGACGTACGAGATCTGCTGACGGCGGTCGGGGTACGGGCGGCGGCCACGACCGAGCGCGTCACGGCCCGGTTCCCCACGGGCGACGAGGCACAGCTGTTGCACATCACCCGACGGTCGCCGGTGCTCGCGGTGGAACGGTTCTCTACCGACTCTGGCGGGCGCGTGGTGGAGGGGGCGCTCCTCGTGCTGCCGGGTGATCGCAGCGAGATTCTGCACACGGGCCGTTCTGCGGCCGACGAGTTGGAGGCGACGGGATGA
- a CDS encoding FkbM family methyltransferase has translation MLSRSSDLLITLGRGYVRDAPGALGKAALAGRYLNPRLRERPRRRVTRSRFDARFAVDTEDLIQRYLYMFGVWEPHMTRWLQGRLRPGDTFVDVGANIGYYSVLAAGLVGAEGRVVAIEASPAFHQRLLQHTQLNGCDNVRAVNGAVSDSRKTLTFVLASSANMGANSIVPYDGPAESSFEIEALPLPELLTVEEITSARVIKIDVEGAEGPVVRGMVPLLDKLRPDAEITVEVTPDRMALLGDSAEELLRTMRDHGFHVYRLANDYAPESYPAAIRNKAVVPVRWRGPLDGESDLIFSRIHAETLS, from the coding sequence ATGCTCAGTCGCAGCTCAGATCTATTGATCACCCTCGGGAGGGGCTACGTACGAGACGCCCCCGGGGCCCTCGGCAAGGCCGCCTTGGCCGGGCGGTACTTGAACCCGCGGCTCCGTGAACGCCCACGGCGGCGGGTTACCCGGTCCCGGTTCGACGCCCGATTCGCCGTCGACACAGAGGATCTGATCCAGCGGTACCTGTACATGTTCGGGGTGTGGGAACCGCACATGACGCGGTGGCTTCAGGGGCGGCTGCGGCCCGGGGACACGTTCGTCGACGTCGGCGCGAACATCGGGTACTACAGCGTGCTGGCGGCCGGGCTGGTCGGGGCCGAGGGCCGGGTCGTGGCGATCGAAGCTTCGCCCGCATTCCATCAGAGGCTGCTGCAACACACGCAACTCAACGGCTGCGACAACGTCCGAGCGGTCAATGGCGCCGTCTCCGACAGCCGGAAGACCTTGACGTTCGTGCTGGCCAGCTCGGCGAACATGGGCGCGAACAGCATCGTCCCGTACGACGGGCCGGCCGAGTCGTCGTTCGAGATCGAGGCGTTGCCGCTGCCCGAGCTGCTCACGGTCGAGGAGATCACGAGCGCCCGGGTGATCAAGATCGACGTCGAGGGGGCCGAGGGGCCGGTCGTACGGGGGATGGTGCCCCTGCTCGACAAGCTGCGGCCGGACGCCGAGATCACGGTCGAGGTGACCCCCGACCGGATGGCGCTGCTCGGCGACTCCGCCGAGGAGTTGCTGCGGACGATGCGGGATCACGGTTTCCACGTCTACCGGCTCGCCAATGACTACGCGCCCGAGAGCTACCCGGCGGCGATCCGGAACAAGGCCGTCGTACCCGTGCGGTGGCGGGGGCCCCTCGATGGCGAGAGCGATCTGATCTTCTCCCGGATCCACGCGGAGACACTCTCCTGA
- a CDS encoding MerR family transcriptional regulator: protein MRIGDVAAGAGVSTRVLRYYEQQRLLVSTRTPAGHRQYDESAVERVRLIQLFYGAGLSSKAIREVLPSVDAGEVAPGVVELLTAERRRVEQRISDLHGVRDRLDEVIDAAVNPHHDCAATSAP, encoded by the coding sequence GTGCGGATCGGTGACGTGGCCGCGGGAGCGGGAGTCAGTACTCGGGTGCTTCGCTACTACGAGCAGCAGCGGTTGCTCGTCTCGACGCGGACGCCGGCCGGGCACCGGCAGTACGACGAGAGTGCCGTGGAGCGGGTGCGGCTCATTCAGCTGTTCTATGGCGCGGGGCTCTCCAGCAAGGCCATCCGTGAGGTGCTGCCCTCGGTGGACGCGGGCGAGGTGGCTCCGGGGGTGGTGGAGTTGCTGACGGCCGAGCGTCGGCGGGTGGAGCAGCGGATCTCCGATCTGCATGGGGTGCGCGACCGCCTGGACGAAGTGATCGACGCCGCGGTCAACCCCCACCACGACTGCGCCGCCACGTCAGCGCCCTGA